GCACTGCGCGATGCAGGCTCATGCGCGCATGCAGTGGGACAAGGTATAGGCGACCCGATCCCATCGACGTGGAACGAGGCTATGGGCTTATGTGGCTCATCTGTCGTGGCTATCCCATTGGCTGCAACGTGTGGGCGAGCCGATGTGGCGTTGTCGCTTACCCGGACGCAAGGCGCTGGGTCCCTGCTTTCGCAGGGACGACGTGAGGGGTAGGTGGTGAGTAAGGCGGCGCTACCGGACAAGGCGCCTCAGTGATCGGAAGGAGCGGTCGGCTGCTGTCCTCGGAGTGCTTCCGGAGAGAGCGAAGGCGGACGAGGACTTAGCGACGAGGGCGGGCGCCTCGCCTCGGTGCCCCGGCTTCAAACGACGACGAAAGAGCGTGCCGCGCTCGACAGTACCCGCTTAAACCGTGAGCCAACCATCCCACACGTCGCCCCTGCAAAGGCAGGGACCCAGCGACTTCCACCCGTCAGTGGCGTGAGGTGCAAGACGCAGGATTCCCGCCTCTGCAGGAATGGCGGGTAGGGGGTGCGCGGATGACCAGGTAGGGTGCGCTTTTTTCTCAAGGACTACGTGATGGACGAACGCAAGAAACCCCGATGCTCCGCAACGGAAGCTCAGGACAGAATGGAGGCGAGCGGCGCGGTGTAGATGTATGCGTTGACGGCTATGCCTGACCAGCCGATGTGGCTTAGCTGATATGACAGTCCATGTAGGAGTTGAATTTCGGATAAGACTTACAGTTCATGATCGATCATGCCACTCAGCATCTGTTCGGGCTGCACGTAAAATGGCGAAGCCGATAACGGCATAGAGTTCAGTGAGGTAGATATGGATAAAGAAATTGTTGTCCCAGATATGCCCTATCAGGCAGGAATTGTAGGACAGGTTTTCGAAATGGGCATGAGCCGGCCGCCGGTATGGATTGAAGTGGTCATGGAAGTGCAGCGTTGGAGCTGACCATCCAAAAATGGGACCTCTACTGAGGTCCCATTTTTTTCAAGGAGTGAAATTGTGATAAGGCACATGAGTTATGCATTGGCGAATTTGCCGAAGCTGGCGCGGTTTCTCAGGTCGTTGGACGAACAGATCATCCTAAGTGATTACGCATCATTTTGGGGTGCGGTAGGCGAATTCGACGAGTTTCTTCGCCAGGACATATGGGATGTATTCTTTGAATCCGCTATAGGAAAGATGCTTGAGGACGCTTCTTTCAAAGGCGGTTCCGATTGGGATGTTCACGGATTCACGGTATGTGATTCGGACAAATTTCATTTTTCCGTAAGATCACCCAAGCTTCCAATGGTGGGCCGTAACGTCGTGGATGGTCCAGATTCGTCCGCTCGCTCGATAGTCTCTAGCATGGCGTCTCCATCCGTTCTCTCGGTCGTGAGCGATGGGCCAATAACATTCAACCGCTTTCGTCTGCCGAGTAATATTGATCTTGATATTTTTGATCCAGCCATTCGTCTCGAGAACCTCGGGAGTGAGGACTTTGAGCCTTGGCGCCGAATCGACGTACATGCTCCTTATGAAACGCTGGAGATTTCGACGCCGCACGCAGGTAAGTGCTGCATCATTGAACTGGAGATGCGGGCATCAGTATCTCAACGGTGGGAGTTCGATCGTGAAACGGGTGAGCCGGTGGGAGCAGTCTTGGTTTCTAGAGAGGCAGTGATCATCCGTTCAATGCTCGAAGAGATTTCGAGATTCAAATACGTAGAAGCTCTCGGGGAAGTCCTGGGCTTACTGGATCACCGGGATTTCAATGTAAGGTGGATGGCGGTGAAGTGTGCATGCGCTTTGGATAGGGATTCTGGAGTCGCTGCGCTTAGACGATGTCTTAATGATCGACATCCGTATATTCGTAATGCATCTTTGTCTACGTTGAATGCTATTGGGGGTTGAATATGACGGTTGAAGTTGATGTCGAGGTGCAGGATCCGATTTCGCTCGCCGAATTTCGATCAAGGGTAATATCGAAGGTTGATCCTTCGGAGCCGGAGTCTCTTTCCGCGATAGCACGCGACCTGGCGGCACTGGCTAGCGATAAACAATTGATGGTCAGAAAAATTGCTGCGGACCTTGCTGGCTGGCGCTCTCCCGAGTTTTCCATGTATTCCGCACAAAGTTGCATTCTGGATAGGTTTGGTCCGTTTACGGTTCGAGCTAACTTGTGGCCTTCGGTCGTTGTCAGTGAGGGCGAGGAAAAAGCACTTTCGTATCATGCATATCATGATCACAACTTTTCTTTCGCCACTGTCAACCTTTACGGTCCCGGGTATAAGACGGATGTCTATGAAAGGGTCGGTGGCGGAGCTATGTGCAACGTGGGAGATAGT
This window of the Luteibacter aegosomatis genome carries:
- a CDS encoding HEAT repeat domain-containing protein, with translation MSYALANLPKLARFLRSLDEQIILSDYASFWGAVGEFDEFLRQDIWDVFFESAIGKMLEDASFKGGSDWDVHGFTVCDSDKFHFSVRSPKLPMVGRNVVDGPDSSARSIVSSMASPSVLSVVSDGPITFNRFRLPSNIDLDIFDPAIRLENLGSEDFEPWRRIDVHAPYETLEISTPHAGKCCIIELEMRASVSQRWEFDRETGEPVGAVLVSREAVIIRSMLEEISRFKYVEALGEVLGLLDHRDFNVRWMAVKCACALDRDSGVAALRRCLNDRHPYIRNASLSTLNAIGG